Part of the Vigna angularis cultivar LongXiaoDou No.4 chromosome 1, ASM1680809v1, whole genome shotgun sequence genome, TGATGTTCCAGTTGCACTATTGCATCGACATCATAACGACTTGATTATTGACAGACGACAACGGAGATGAGGCCCTATGTAGTGGTGGTGGGTTCACATGAGAGAAGATGAAACCGAGTTGACCCTAAGTTCGCCTTGGATTGAAGTATATGGTGACACTCACCATGAGATTGAGGTGGGAAATTTGTTACTCTTTTTACCAACAGGTTATTTTGTCagtaatacatattttatttaccgacgaattttaccataaaaaatatttgttgataaatggAATATATATTATCCATGAATTTATTGATAGATTTTTTTCGCGGCAAGTAAAATGTTTATTATCGATGGATTTacttacatatttttttctgtaaatgaaatatattattaattgatttgTCGATGGATTTTTTTAAaggtaaataaaatatgtattactgataaattttttattcatattaattacGTCGATAAAATTTGTtggtaattaaaatttcaaattatgtcGATAAAAGTTGTTCGTAATTCAAATTAaccaacaaatttatttatatcagTAAAATTTCATCgataatttaactaatttttgtaGTGTACATTATATCAACACAATTATAAATAAGTCAAGAAGGAAAGAAATGAAACAATTATGTTTGTATCAAAATAACAATTTTGGAAGGACAACCATGCACGCTTGTTTGCTTTAGCAATTGATTTTTCTATCTTATGTCTAGCAATTAAACTATGAAAAACAGAAATGTTTTAGGATACACttttataacaaagaaagttcaTAACATGGAGATGATTAGGAGAGACTTGTAAGGAGCAAAACCACACAATAATGTTGCAAGTTAGTTATCAAGGatgtttgaatttaaaataacttgttATACCTTATAATGATAGATTATAATTATAAGTCAACAAACTACATTTACGAAGCAATATAATGAACTAAATATATTTGCTTCCCTCATTTAAAACATTTGGTGAcgtatgtttggatatcatcaacTACTTTTACATGGAATACAtagatagaggaatcttcttGGATTTTGGACTTTGCTCTTAATGCAACTACTTTTACATGGAAACCATTTTAAGTCTAAACATAAATAACatgtaaatttaataatagaGTATTGTAAGGTTGGTTTAAGAGTCCATACTAAGGGTTAGAAATAGAGCCAACCAAATCTTTAGGCCAGGTGAGGAAAGATAAAATGGATATGCCATAGTATATACTTCATTTGTGAACTAAAGCATCTGCTACGAGAACTTCCTCTACCATGACCTTAACCTCATTGTCCGATAGCTCCATACCGTGAAGAATTGTTGTTGTTTCAAAGTATTATTCCCCAAGCCACTAGTTTCCCCCTATACCATCCACAACATATAGTTCACATGGACGAGTGTCATCCATGTCATCCTCTGATGGAGGTGGAGCTGAACATCTCCTCTTTTTTGCTTTTACGTGTTAGAACAAATGTTAATGTAGGAACCTGATAATTGTATACGAGTtaacttccatttctcatgaTGAGATAGTGGTGAAGGAAGTTGTACACATTCATCCTTTAAAGATGGGGCCTtagatttttccttttcctttattATCTTTTGTTCAAGTTTTCTATATCCACCATGAAACAATATATGTGGGTTTTTATTTTGAGCGCTTTGGACCTTTGCCTTGATCACCTTGTAACATAAAATCCATTTTATGAATTAGTTCAACTTGTACATAATCATCAATGGAGAAATGAATGAATCTCAACAAATTAACCTTCCATCCTTTAGATGTACGAATCTCAACAAACAAACACCTAGTTTCTTCATCAATTACCTTGTATCTGACACAtgaattttcattctttttagctccaaatatatatatatatatatatatatatatatatatatatatatatatatatatatatatatatatatatatatatacttcagTTTTGTCTTAAAACTATGAAATTTCTCAACGACCAAAgatagaaatttatttttaagcgTCTTCACATTTGGAATATCAAATGTCATATACAATAGTATTTaagaaattatcaatataatcaaactatgttaagacaaaatcatcTAAAAACACTTTATTTGAAGTTAAATAATATTGTCTATTGAAATAGTGTTAATAGTAAATGGTTTAAATAACTCATTAATGTTATCTTACTAAACGCTATCCCATCAGTGCTTTCCTTCAATAATAGTTTCTAAAATTTCTCATTCAatgaattgaaacaaaaaaagttTTACCTTTAAATCTTTAAGTTTttgactaaattaaaatataataggtaaaattaaaagtataatcacaaatttgtgaaattaaaaCTTCGATAATAAAagttactaaattataaaaaattaatgataaaatacgtAATTTAACTAtctgtaaaaagaaaattgaatgataaaatttacaaaattataaaattaaatatctttaaattttataatcttaGTTAATTGTTCTTTGCTGTATAACTGTTTTTGAAATATCCAAAATATACAAGCGTAAATCTCACACACATATTCCGGTGATTGCGCACTAATCACTCCCACTACTACCCAAATGTAGGTCAGAAGTCAAAAAGTTCAATCAAGCATCGATGACCATTCTGCACCGTCTGATGTAAAAGCAGTATCATCATCAACGTCGACAATCATATTGTTCAGTTCTCAACATTAATAATTATCGTATTTTTTCTTCTatcataaaacattttaatttttcattgacGCTTTGAATCCAACAATAAATAACGTCAAATCCCCCTCTAACACGTAATTTACCTAATCTTAAATAAATGAGATCATGAACAAACTtttaataagaattattttgagaaaaaaaaagtaaatttatttacagttaaatttaatagaaacttataatatattttttctatttttataatttgtgctTAAGTTAGTTccccaaaattaatttttatttttttgtctggaagttttaagttttaattggAAAAGTTAGTTGAAATAATACATACGATTAATATAGATACGGTGTTGAGTTGACACTTGCAGCAGATCTGCACCATGCGATTGTAAGTGCATGGATTATGATGAAGCTCAGCAGCACGGACACCACTGTGTTCATTTCTTTGGCGCCCGCGAGTAAACTTGAACGAAGAAGATTTTCCTAGCGTGGTGTGCAAAAGTGCGTACACCCCCACACACATACTCTCTCACATCTTTCTCTCTCTAGAAAAAGCACTCAACAAAAATGGGGACACGAtgaatgagagagagaaaaagacaGAAGAGGAAGAAGTTGTGTAGGGAAAAAATCGGGGAAGCCGAATCCAGCGCAATGCTTCTTCAACTTATTCAGCTATGGATGATGCTCTGCTTCGCTAGTGTTTCCTGTTCTGCACGGCAAGGTGAACCTTAgcattctccttcttctcttttttctctcctttATGCGCCATGAAGTGGAGCTTTACTGTTTTCTTGATCAAATTTGGATTGTGGAAATTTGTCAATGCTTTCATTACTTTGATCTTCAGAGATTAAGAGTAGTAAGCTTGTCCAACCTCTGAAACTTTAAACCGGTTATGACCTcacttctatatttttttcttgttttagccTTTTCCTTTTGTTTCAAAACTAGGCTATgcaaatgctatttttttttttacttgtgcTCTTATTTAATGATGTCTACAACAGGGGAGTTTATtacaaataactaaattatttgAGTTATACTAATATTTCACGTTGATTATGTGTCTCTTTATCTGTGTGCATTAACTTAAGCATCAGTAGATATGAAACAGATGTAGGAATTTTCAACAATTTTCTCTGAACTTTCCTGTTAGTGAAAGTTTGTTAAACACCATTATTATTCTGAATTTCTGATGAATACTAACTTTTACCATATTGAAATTTGTCGGGTTTGGTTTGTCTGTTACGCTTTAAATGAGCAATCATGTTAAGGAAACCATTGCATTTAATTCGTCATCATTTAAGCCAAGGGATGTAATTTCTTTTTCGCAGTCTATTGGCAATGGACGAAATTTATGTTGACATTTACCACTGAAGTAGCAGTTTTTACATGGTTCTACCTATTATCTTTTCTTAGTGAATCTGAGTGTTAAACTTGCACTTACCATAGAGGATTATTGTTTTCAAAAgctttgtataaatattttgttttttcccAATTTTGATTTGGTTCAAACCACTGCAGATCCATTTGCTATGCGAATAAGCTGTGGGGCTCGTCAAAATGTTCAAACAAGACCAACTAATACCCATTGGCGTGAAGATTTTGGCTATACAGGTGGCATAGTCGCTAATGCAACTCTTCCAAGTTACATCACCCCACCACTCAACACTCTACGCTATTTCCCTTTGTCTGAAGGTCTACAAAATTGTTACGTCATTGATAAGGTGCCAAAGGGTCACTACTTAATCAGAATCTTCTTTGGACTTGTTGGTCAGTCTAGAGGTACCATTATTGAGCCTCTATTTGACATTTCTATTGAAGGCACGCAGATATATTCTTTGAAATCGGGTTGGACTCATCAGGCTGATCAAGTATTTGCTGAGGCGCTAGTGTTTCTTATAGATGACTCTGTCTCAATCTGTTTCCATAGCACTGGTCATGGGGATCCCGCTATCCTTTCTATCGAGATTCTTCAAATTGATGATAAGGCTTATTATTTTGTTCCCCGTTGGAGTCAAGGGTTAATACTTAGAACAATTAAAAGACTGAGTTGTGGTTTTGGGCAGTCAAAATTTGACGTAGATTATGCAGGAGATCCCTGGGGAGGGGACAGGTTTTGGCAACGCATTAAAACTTTTGGTGAGGATTCAGAGTCTAGTCAACCTAGATCTGTTGAAACTAGAATCAAACATGCTTCACATCCGCCAAACTTCTATCCAGAAACTCTTTACCAGTCAGCGCTTGTTAGTACTAATAATCAGCCTGATTTAACATATACATTAGAGGTGGATCCCAACAGAAACTATTCTGTTTGGTTACATTTTGCAGAGATTGATTATTCAGTGACTACTGTGGGGCAAAGGATTTTTGATATTGAAATAAATGGTGATCTTGCATTCAAACATGTTGACATTGTAGAATTGAGTGGGGATATTTATACCGCCCTTGTGCTTAATACTACTGTTTCTGTTAATGGGAGGACTCTAACAATAAAATTGAAGCCAAAGGAAGGTAATCATGCCATAATCAATGCTATTGAGATATTTGAGGTTATAATGGCTGAGTCAAAGACTGAGTCAGAGGAAGGTATTGTGCTCATCCCTTCTATTGTTACAGTTTTTTCAACAACAGTTCATACTAGTGTTGTAtggtatttattttattattaaagataaCACATATTGAATTTTGGTAGACAACTCCAATGACTTTGAAATATCCACTATCAAGGTTGGTTGGTCATTGGAGGCGACAGATAGCATTATGTGCATGTGCTTGGAAGTTGTATTAGTCATATAGAGTTATGCAGTTTCTTTTTATTTCGAATCAACTAATATATCTCAAGAAACTCCAATTTTTGGGAGAGCTTGTCAAAAGTAGACCATGGAATTTATGCCAATCAAACATATTAGATCTCTTTGTCTCGTTATACTTTTCCTTTACTGACTGCTTTGGAGTTCTTCCTCCTAACCCATATCAGAGACAATATTTATTGATCATATGTTTTATAATACTTCTTCCATTTACTAATTTTCTATTTCATGAACTCCTAATAGTGCTTTAATAGCAAATGCTGCTTTTTGTAATTCGAATGAATATTAACTTTTGCaagtttattattatctttactCTAGTTAGTGCTTTACAAGCATTGAAGAAGGCATTGAGGCTTCCATCCAGGTTTGGGTGGAATGGTGATCCTTGTGTTCCTCAACAACATCCATGGAGTGGAGTGGGTTGCCAATTAAACAAAAGTCGTGGCAGCTGGGTCATTGATGGACTGTAATTTCTTGTTATCCCTATGTAAatcg contains:
- the LOC108323885 gene encoding receptor-like protein 4: MRERKRQKRKKLCREKIGEAESSAMLLQLIQLWMMLCFASVSCSARQDPFAMRISCGARQNVQTRPTNTHWREDFGYTGGIVANATLPSYITPPLNTLRYFPLSEGLQNCYVIDKVPKGHYLIRIFFGLVGQSRGTIIEPLFDISIEGTQIYSLKSGWTHQADQVFAEALVFLIDDSVSICFHSTGHGDPAILSIEILQIDDKAYYFVPRWSQGLILRTIKRLSCGFGQSKFDVDYAGDPWGGDRFWQRIKTFGEDSESSQPRSVETRIKHASHPPNFYPETLYQSALVSTNNQPDLTYTLEVDPNRNYSVWLHFAEIDYSVTTVGQRIFDIEINGDLAFKHVDIVELSGDIYTALVLNTTVSVNGRTLTIKLKPKEGNHAIINAIEIFEVIMAESKTESEEVSALQALKKALRLPSRFGWNGDPCVPQQHPWSGVGCQLNKSRGSWVIDGLGLGNQGLKGFLPDDISRLPNLQILNLSRNDIHGAIPSSLGTINTLQVLDLSYNFFNGSIPESLGQLSSLQILNLNSNLLSERVPATLGGRLLYRASFNFTDNAGLCGIPGLPTCGSHLSSGGKIGIGLGASFAFFLLTTCSVCWLKRRHNILRAQKIAARAAPYAKARTHFSRDIQLTRHHNNFGKTSTAAENGPILLS